The stretch of DNA ACCGATTCGAGAATCTCATCCACCATGGCAGCAACATGGATCTGCTCGGGGACACCGACGGTGGGGCGTGACAAGGCGAGAAAATCCTTGATGAACTTTTCCAACTGATCTTTTCCCCGCAACATGATCCGCAACAGGCGTTCATCCATGCCGCTCAGATTCGGAGAGTTTTTCAAGACCTGGATAGACCCGCTGATCGAAGCCAGAGGGTTGCGGATTTCATGGGCCAGGATGGCCGCCATTTCACCGATGTAGGCCATTTTACGGCTTTCTTCGTAAGCCCGCTCCATTTCCTTGATTTTGGTGATGTCCTGAAAAATAAGGATATAACCAATCGGCCTTTCATCGTCTCCCTTCAGCGGTGACAGGGAGCACCCCAAAATCAACGGGTGGTTCTGCCTGTTCTGCATGACAATTTCCACCCTGTGCCTTCCGCCCTCATTGTCATTGATGTTCTCGCTCTCGGAAACGATCGTCCCGTATTCCGCAATGACATCCTCTATGGGTTTTCCCAGCACATCCCTCGTGAGAAATCCCGTGATTTCTTCCGCCGCCCGGTTAAACGACCGAATCCGGCCCCGGAGATCGACCGTCAGGATACCCGTCTGCACGGACTCGATAATGCTCCGGTGAAGCGAATCCAACTGGGCAAAGGCGTGTTCCTTTTCCCTCAGCAGCTTTCGCGTTCTCTTCTCCTGAACGACCACAAAGCTGGCAAGCAATGTGATCAGATAAAAGGAAAGAATATGCAGAACCACACGGAAGAAAACATTGCCGCCGTATTTCAGACTCGCGTCGGGCGTGACCGCCTCGTGTTGCCATTGCAGCGGAGTGATCAGGCCGTGAAATTCGAGATTGACGAAGACACCGTAGGATATGCTCGCCAGGGACGCCACAACAAATCCCCCCTGCCGACCAAGGAAGACCACCGAATAAATGATCACCAGAGGGTAAAAAACAGAATAAATACTGCGCAGCCCACCCGTTACGTAGATCAGACCGGTCACCAGAATAATATCGAACAGGGCCTGCAGGTAAGCATGGAACGTCAGGTTGCGGATGAAGCGAATCAGGAAAAAATATGAGAGCGAAAGAACAAAAGAAAAAATAATGAGCCCGTAGAAAAGTCTCATGGAATGGGGCGGCAACGGCTCGGATATCCTGGTCTCCATGAGGAAGGCCAGCATAAGCAAAAAAAACAGGATACCCATTCGGGCCACCACAAGCCAATGCAGCCGGGATGCGCTGTATTCATCCCACTCCGATGACGTCCCTTCGACTCGCAACCAAAGATAATTTTTCATTTACCTTATATACCGTTATGTTATAATTACATATCGTATTTGTTGCACACGTTCTCTTATCCTTGTCAATCCGGGCGTAAAATGAATCACGGGGGGCTCGATTGATGGAATCTTTCCTTTTGTTTCTTCCTGTCATCCAGACACTTTATTTCAGAAGACGGCGTCGTCTCCCCCCCGTTCCAGTTTAAGGGGATGCCCTTTGGCTCAGGTCGGTGCAGTCATCCAATCCATGCTTCTTCGAACAGCCCTGTTCAAGGAACGGCCGTTGATCATATTTTTCCTGTTCTATGCGGCTGGAATCATTCTGGGCGACCTTGTTTCCCTTCCCTCGAGAACGCCCGTCCTTGTTTTCATGCTATTCCCTTTAACGGGCCTGTTCCTTGCTTTTCAATTCAAACGATACCTGTCGGGTTATCTCTGTCTGAATCTCTGCATCCTCCTGGCCGGTTTGGTCTGCGCATCGCCCCATATCCCTCCGAACCCGACACAGACCACGCCAAAGTCCGGATATTTGCAAGAAAAAAGAGTTTACCAGGGGTACATCAGCCAGACTCCGCAGATGTTGCCGAGCCGGATCAGATACGTCCTCTCCGAGGTTCGGCTCCTGGGTGACGGAACCACTTCGGACATTCCGGGGAAA from Deltaproteobacteria bacterium encodes:
- a CDS encoding PAS domain S-box protein — protein: MKNYLWLRVEGTSSEWDEYSASRLHWLVVARMGILFFLLMLAFLMETRISEPLPPHSMRLFYGLIIFSFVLSLSYFFLIRFIRNLTFHAYLQALFDIILVTGLIYVTGGLRSIYSVFYPLVIIYSVVFLGRQGGFVVASLASISYGVFVNLEFHGLITPLQWQHEAVTPDASLKYGGNVFFRVVLHILSFYLITLLASFVVVQEKRTRKLLREKEHAFAQLDSLHRSIIESVQTGILTVDLRGRIRSFNRAAEEITGFLTRDVLGKPIEDVIAEYGTIVSESENINDNEGGRHRVEIVMQNRQNHPLILGCSLSPLKGDDERPIGYILIFQDITKIKEMERAYEESRKMAYIGEMAAILAHEIRNPLASISGSIQVLKNSPNLSGMDERLLRIMLRGKDQLEKFIKDFLALSRPTVGVPEQIHVAAMVDEILESVKLGPFWHEGIEIEKTHPPEMTLTANRTELHQLLWNLLLNAIQAMPDGGRVSIDLAVEQKPDNRHCLKVRVADQGVGIEEQDMKKIFQPFFTTKDQGTGLGLAIVNRIVVVHGGELKVDSVPGQGTLFTLDLPVSG